The genomic interval TATCGCTTGGCTTGGAAAAAAATCCCCCTTTTGCGGGAATGTCACCTATGGTCGAGAGATCACCAATGCGCTAGTTCATCGCGGGCATCGCGTCAGTTTTTTACACTTCTCCCAAACGGACTCAACTGAATCGACGTCCCCCCCTCAGGGGCATGATGAAGTATCGATCCCGTTTTTATACAAATCTCAGATTGCCACGATTCCCTCTCCCCGATCAGGCAAGGTCTTGTTTGATGCCCTACGGGATCTGAAACCAGATTTAGTTCATGCCTCGCTGACCCTCTCTCCGCTTGACTTCCGCCTTCCCGAGATCTGTCATGAACTCGGAATTCCCCTTGTTGCAACCTTTCATCCTCCCTTTGATCGCAAGCGGCGCAATCTTACGTCTAGCACCCAGCATCTCACCTACCAGGTCTATGCTCCATCCCTAGCGCAGTACGATCGCGTCATTGTGTTTTCCTACATCCAGCGCGACCTCCTGACGAAGCTGGGCGTGCCGTCCGATACTGTTGCGGTGATCCCCAACGGTGTGGATGTGGAAAAATACTCGCCCGGCTTCTCCAATATCAAACGTGAAGTTCAGGCTGAACGGCTATTTGTTTACCAAGGACGGGTTGCCCTTGAGAAAAATGTGGAGTCATTACTCAGGGCTTGGCGACAGGCT from Candidatus Obscuribacterales bacterium carries:
- a CDS encoding glycosyltransferase family 4 protein, giving the protein MHIAWLGKKSPFCGNVTYGREITNALVHRGHRVSFLHFSQTDSTESTSPPQGHDEVSIPFLYKSQIATIPSPRSGKVLFDALRDLKPDLVHASLTLSPLDFRLPEICHELGIPLVATFHPPFDRKRRNLTSSTQHLTYQVYAPSLAQYDRVIVFSYIQRDLLTKLGVPSDTVAVIPNGVDVEKYSPGFSNIKREVQAERLFVYQGRVALEKNVESLLRAWRQADLAPSSKLLIVGNGPLAPSLRAFYALDSSIVWLGFISDEARRIEILRGADVFILPSLVEGLSLSLLEAMSCETACLATDAGADGEVLETGAGIVLNTQRVATQLQTLIPVFQDHPELAALLGRKGRQRVLDRYTLSNNITALEHLYDQLVKRSQVFLGTSV